One window from the genome of Rufibacter tibetensis encodes:
- the pfkA gene encoding 6-phosphofructokinase, with the protein MKKIAVFTSGGDAPGMNACIRAVVRTAVYHKLEVYGIGRGYNGMIQGEIYRLFSHSVSNIIQKGGTILKSARCLEFHTPEGRKRAYEQISKFGIEGIVAIGGNGTFTGAQIFHKEYGIPIMGCPGTIDNDLFGTDYTIGYDTAVNTALDAIDKIRDTADSHERVFFVEVMGRDSGYIALPCAIGGGAEMVMIPETITSMSEVIETLQQGWRRSKTSFIIIVAEGDDEGGATEIAAKVKQALPQMDAKVTIIGHVQRGGTPTAADRLLSSQMGMAAVEGLIAGRANEMVGVMNGEIVYTPFHDTITKKKPISESFLRLVEVLSV; encoded by the coding sequence ATGAAGAAAATCGCTGTTTTTACGTCTGGGGGAGATGCCCCGGGCATGAATGCCTGTATCCGCGCAGTGGTGCGGACGGCAGTTTACCATAAATTAGAAGTATACGGAATTGGTCGTGGCTACAACGGCATGATTCAGGGAGAAATCTATCGGTTATTTTCCCACTCCGTGAGCAATATTATCCAAAAAGGCGGCACCATTTTAAAATCTGCCCGCTGTCTGGAGTTCCACACCCCTGAGGGCAGAAAAAGAGCCTATGAGCAAATCTCAAAATTTGGGATTGAGGGCATTGTGGCCATTGGGGGGAACGGTACCTTCACGGGGGCCCAGATCTTCCATAAAGAATATGGTATTCCAATTATGGGCTGCCCTGGCACCATAGACAATGACCTTTTTGGTACAGATTACACCATTGGGTATGACACCGCCGTGAATACCGCCCTTGACGCCATTGACAAAATCAGAGACACCGCCGACAGCCATGAGCGCGTGTTCTTCGTGGAAGTGATGGGCCGTGACTCAGGCTATATTGCCCTCCCTTGCGCCATTGGTGGCGGAGCCGAGATGGTGATGATTCCGGAAACCATTACTTCTATGTCTGAGGTAATTGAGACCCTGCAGCAGGGCTGGCGCCGGTCTAAGACCTCGTTCATTATTATTGTGGCTGAAGGCGATGATGAAGGTGGAGCCACCGAGATTGCCGCAAAAGTGAAACAAGCGCTTCCGCAGATGGACGCCAAAGTGACAATCATAGGGCACGTGCAGCGCGGAGGTACCCCTACCGCCGCTGACCGGCTTCTGAGCAGCCAAATGGGAATGGCCGCCGTGGAAGGCCTCATTGCTGGCCGCGCCAATGAAATGGTTGGTGTGATGAATGGAGAAATCGTGTACACCCCCTTTCATGACACTATCACCAAGAAAAAGCCTATCAGCGAGAGCTTCCTAAGGTTAGTGGAAGTTTTGAGCGTATAG